One part of the Tachyglossus aculeatus isolate mTacAcu1 chromosome 26, mTacAcu1.pri, whole genome shotgun sequence genome encodes these proteins:
- the LOC119945986 gene encoding CLK4-associating serine/arginine rich protein isoform X2 has protein sequence MWHEARKHERKLRGMMVDYKKRAERRREYYEKIKKDPAQFLQVHGQACKVHLDSAVALAAESPVNMMPWQGDTNTMIDRFDVRAHLDHIPEYTPPLLSAVSPEQEPDERKCNYERYRGLVQNDFAGISEEQCLYQIYMDELYGGLQRPGDDDKKKLAEKKASIGYTYEDSTVAEEEKAPDKDDDDDDSEEESEEDEDEVIPDIDVEVDVDELSPEQVADLNKQATSYGLAEGDFVRMLRKDKEEAEAIQHAKALEEEKAMYSGRRSRRQRREFREKRLKGRKISPPSYARRDSPTYDPYKRSPSESSSEARSRSRSRSRSPTPGHEETITFITSFGGSDEEAAAAAAAAAAAGTGGAGPGRPPGPAKPRAGHPPPVAASAPGRSAGTRRRSSPSPSSASSTSSSRSSSRSRRGLAPGHHRSGRLVRSRSRSRRRHSRSRSRGRRPSGGSSRDGRRFSRSPERSRRTAYGARRRTRSRSRSVERHRRGGRPGRRRSSSRSTWSRSHSRSPWSRSSRSSRSPRSPSPSPSPPREKLPRPAASPAVGEKLKKADTVAGRETGAAKPKLTPQEKLKLRMQKALNKQFRADKKAAQEKMIQQEHERQEREDELRAMARKIRMKERERREKEREEWERQYSRHSRSPSPPPRHGRDYSSSRRRSRSRSRSRSRSRSRSRSPHYRH, from the exons ATGTGGCACGAGGCGCGGAAGCACGAGCGGAAGCTGCGCGGGATGATGGTCGACTATAAGAAGCGTGCGGAGCGGAGGCGCGAGTACTACGAGAAGATC AAGAAGGATCCAGCGCAGTTCCTGCAGGTGCATGGCCAGGCCTGCAAGGTGCACCTGGATTCTGCCGTGGCCTTGGCAGCAGAAAGCCCCGTCAACAT GATGCCATGGCAGGGGGATACCAACACTATGATCGACAGGTTTGACGTGCGAGCCCACCTGGACCACATCCCCGAGTACACCCCGCCCCTACTCAGTGCCGT CTCACCCGAGCAGGAGCCGGACGAGCGGAAGTGCAACTATGAACGTTACCGGGGCCTCGTGCAGAATGACTTCGCTGGCA TTTCCGAGGAGCAGTGCCTGTATCAGATCTATATGGATGAGCTGTATGGGGGCCTGCAGAGACCCGGCGATGACGACAAGAAGAA GCTGGCAGAAAAGAAGGCCTCGATCGGGTACACGTACGAGGACAGCACCGTGGCCGAGGAGGAGAAGGCGCCCGAcaaggacgacgacgacgacgactcggaggaggagagtgaggaggatgaggacgagGTCATCCCGGACATCG atgtggaggtggatgtggaTGAGCTGAGCCCAGAGCAGGTTGCTGATCTCAACAAGCAGGCCACCAGCTACGGCCTGGCCGAAGGGGATTTTGTCCG GATGCTTcggaaagacaaggaggaggcCGAGGCCATCCAGCATGCCAAGgcgctggaggaggagaaggccatgTACTCT GGCCGGCGATCGCGGCGCcagaggagggagttccgggaGAAGCGGCTGAAGGGCCGCAAGATCAGTCCACCCAG CTACGCACGCCGGGACAGCCCCACCTACGACCCCTATAAGCG GTCCCCGTCAGAGTCGAGTTCCGAGGCGCGCTCCCGCTcgcgctcccgctcccgctcgcCCACGCCGGGCCACGAGGAGACCATCACCTTCATCACCAGCTTCGGCGGCAGCgacgaggaggcggcggcggcggcagcggcggcggcggcagccgggacgggcggggccgggcccggtcGGCCCCCGGGGCCCGCGAAACCCCGCGCCGGCCACCCCCCGCCCGTGGCCGCCTCCGCGCCCGGTCGTAGCGCGGGTACCCG GCGCCgctccagcccctctccctcctccgcctCGTCCACGTCATCGTCTCGCTCCAGCTCCCGCTCCCGCCGCGGCCTGGCCCCGGGGCACCACCGCTCCGGCCGCCTGgtccgctcccgctcccgctcccgtcGCCGCCACTCTCGCTCCCGCAGCCGGGGCCGCCGGCCCTCCGGTGGGAGCTCCCGCGACGGCCGCCGCTTCTCCCGCTCCCCCGAGCGCAGCCGCCGGACGGCCTACGGGGCCCGGCGACGGACcag GAGCCGCTCGCGCTCCGTGGAGCGTCATCGTCGCGGGGGCCGGCCCGGGCGCCGCcgcagcagcagccgcagcaCGTGGAGCCGCAGCCACAGCCGCAGCCCCTGGAGCCGCAGCTCCCGCAGCTCCCGCAGCCCCCGCAGCCCCTCGCCCTCCCCGTCTCCTCCGAGGGAGAAGCTGCCTCGACCCGCCGCGTCCCCAGCCGTCGGGGAGAAGCTGAAAAA GGCGGATACCGTTGCCGGTAGAGAGACAGGAGCTGCCAAA CCCAAGCTGACGCCGCAGGAGAAGTTGAAGCTGCGAATGCAGAAGGCCCTGAACAAGCAGT TCCGGGCGGATAAGAAGGCTGCTCAGGAGAAGATGATACAGCAAGAGCACGAGCGGCAG GAGCGAGAGGACGAGCTGCGAGCCATGGCCCGCAAGATCCGCATGAA GGAGCGGGAACGCCGGGAGAAAGAACGGGAAGAATGGGAACGCCAGTACAGCCGGCACagccgctccccctcccctcccccacgccACG gCCGCGACTACAGCTCCTCTCGCAG AAGGTCTCGGTCCCGATCTCGGTCCCGATCCCGATCTCGGTCCCGGAGTCGGAGTCCTCATTACCGACACtag
- the GEMIN7 gene encoding gem-associated protein 7 isoform X2 translates to MLRPVPVLRLPRGPDGTSRGFDPFSPRSLGAAAAAGSPEWRQRRQQQEVRAELRERYLRSVLCMSGRPVRFALHERVLVSARFAASDLDVANFHVSELQTPLGTQREALLRCSDIIAYSFQLDPRNPLAAPQ, encoded by the exons ATGCTCAGGCCGGTGCCCGTGCTGCGCCTGCCCCGGGGGCCGGACGGGACCAGCCGCGGCTTCGACCCCTTCAGCCCCCGGAGcctgggggcggcggcggcggcggggagtcCCGAGTGGCggcagcggcggcagcagcaggaggTGCGGGCCGAGCTGCGGGAGCGCTACCTCCGCAGCGTGCTGTGCATGAGCGGCCGCCCGGTCCGCTTCGCCCTGCACGAGCGCGTCCTCGTGTCGGCCCGCTTCGCCGCCTCCGACCTGGACGTGGCCAACTTCCACGTGTCCGAGCTGCAGACGCCGCTGGGCACGCAGCGGGAG gccctgctcCGCTGCAGCGACATCATCGCCTACTCCTTCCAGCTGGACCCTCGGAACCCCCTGGCCGCCCCCCAATAA
- the GEMIN7 gene encoding gem-associated protein 7 isoform X1: MLRPVPVLRLPRGPDGTSRGFDPFSPRSLGAAAAAGSPEWRQRRQQQEVRAELRERYLRSVLCMSGRPVRFALHERVLVSARFAASDLDVANFHVSELQTPLGTQREALLRCSDIIAYSFQLDPRNPLAAPQ; encoded by the coding sequence ATGCTCAGGCCGGTGCCCGTGCTGCGCCTGCCCCGGGGGCCGGACGGGACCAGCCGCGGCTTCGACCCCTTCAGCCCCCGGAGcctgggggcggcggcggcggcggggagtcCCGAGTGGCggcagcggcggcagcagcaggaggTGCGGGCCGAGCTGCGGGAGCGCTACCTCCGCAGCGTGCTGTGCATGAGCGGCCGCCCGGTCCGCTTCGCCCTGCACGAGCGCGTCCTCGTGTCGGCCCGCTTCGCCGCCTCCGACCTGGACGTGGCCAACTTCCACGTGTCCGAGCTGCAGACGCCGCTGGGCACGCAGCGGGAGGCCCTGCTCCGCTGCAGCGACATCATCGCCTACTCCTTCCAGCTGGACCCTCGGAACCCTCTGGCCGCCCCCCAATAA
- the LOC119945986 gene encoding CLK4-associating serine/arginine rich protein isoform X1, translating to MWHEARKHERKLRGMMVDYKKRAERRREYYEKIKKDPAQFLQVHGQACKVHLDSAVALAAESPVNMMPWQGDTNTMIDRFDVRAHLDHIPEYTPPLLSAVRPPPECLVLLSSPEQEPDERKCNYERYRGLVQNDFAGISEEQCLYQIYMDELYGGLQRPGDDDKKKLAEKKASIGYTYEDSTVAEEEKAPDKDDDDDDSEEESEEDEDEVIPDIDVEVDVDELSPEQVADLNKQATSYGLAEGDFVRMLRKDKEEAEAIQHAKALEEEKAMYSGRRSRRQRREFREKRLKGRKISPPSYARRDSPTYDPYKRSPSESSSEARSRSRSRSRSPTPGHEETITFITSFGGSDEEAAAAAAAAAAAGTGGAGPGRPPGPAKPRAGHPPPVAASAPGRSAGTRRRSSPSPSSASSTSSSRSSSRSRRGLAPGHHRSGRLVRSRSRSRRRHSRSRSRGRRPSGGSSRDGRRFSRSPERSRRTAYGARRRTRSRSRSVERHRRGGRPGRRRSSSRSTWSRSHSRSPWSRSSRSSRSPRSPSPSPSPPREKLPRPAASPAVGEKLKKADTVAGRETGAAKPKLTPQEKLKLRMQKALNKQFRADKKAAQEKMIQQEHERQEREDELRAMARKIRMKERERREKEREEWERQYSRHSRSPSPPPRHGRDYSSSRRRSRSRSRSRSRSRSRSRSPHYRH from the exons ATGTGGCACGAGGCGCGGAAGCACGAGCGGAAGCTGCGCGGGATGATGGTCGACTATAAGAAGCGTGCGGAGCGGAGGCGCGAGTACTACGAGAAGATC AAGAAGGATCCAGCGCAGTTCCTGCAGGTGCATGGCCAGGCCTGCAAGGTGCACCTGGATTCTGCCGTGGCCTTGGCAGCAGAAAGCCCCGTCAACAT GATGCCATGGCAGGGGGATACCAACACTATGATCGACAGGTTTGACGTGCGAGCCCACCTGGACCACATCCCCGAGTACACCCCGCCCCTACTCAGTGCCGT TCGGCCCCCGCCGGAGTGTCTGGTTCTCCTCAGCTCACCCGAGCAGGAGCCGGACGAGCGGAAGTGCAACTATGAACGTTACCGGGGCCTCGTGCAGAATGACTTCGCTGGCA TTTCCGAGGAGCAGTGCCTGTATCAGATCTATATGGATGAGCTGTATGGGGGCCTGCAGAGACCCGGCGATGACGACAAGAAGAA GCTGGCAGAAAAGAAGGCCTCGATCGGGTACACGTACGAGGACAGCACCGTGGCCGAGGAGGAGAAGGCGCCCGAcaaggacgacgacgacgacgactcggaggaggagagtgaggaggatgaggacgagGTCATCCCGGACATCG atgtggaggtggatgtggaTGAGCTGAGCCCAGAGCAGGTTGCTGATCTCAACAAGCAGGCCACCAGCTACGGCCTGGCCGAAGGGGATTTTGTCCG GATGCTTcggaaagacaaggaggaggcCGAGGCCATCCAGCATGCCAAGgcgctggaggaggagaaggccatgTACTCT GGCCGGCGATCGCGGCGCcagaggagggagttccgggaGAAGCGGCTGAAGGGCCGCAAGATCAGTCCACCCAG CTACGCACGCCGGGACAGCCCCACCTACGACCCCTATAAGCG GTCCCCGTCAGAGTCGAGTTCCGAGGCGCGCTCCCGCTcgcgctcccgctcccgctcgcCCACGCCGGGCCACGAGGAGACCATCACCTTCATCACCAGCTTCGGCGGCAGCgacgaggaggcggcggcggcggcagcggcggcggcggcagccgggacgggcggggccgggcccggtcGGCCCCCGGGGCCCGCGAAACCCCGCGCCGGCCACCCCCCGCCCGTGGCCGCCTCCGCGCCCGGTCGTAGCGCGGGTACCCG GCGCCgctccagcccctctccctcctccgcctCGTCCACGTCATCGTCTCGCTCCAGCTCCCGCTCCCGCCGCGGCCTGGCCCCGGGGCACCACCGCTCCGGCCGCCTGgtccgctcccgctcccgctcccgtcGCCGCCACTCTCGCTCCCGCAGCCGGGGCCGCCGGCCCTCCGGTGGGAGCTCCCGCGACGGCCGCCGCTTCTCCCGCTCCCCCGAGCGCAGCCGCCGGACGGCCTACGGGGCCCGGCGACGGACcag GAGCCGCTCGCGCTCCGTGGAGCGTCATCGTCGCGGGGGCCGGCCCGGGCGCCGCcgcagcagcagccgcagcaCGTGGAGCCGCAGCCACAGCCGCAGCCCCTGGAGCCGCAGCTCCCGCAGCTCCCGCAGCCCCCGCAGCCCCTCGCCCTCCCCGTCTCCTCCGAGGGAGAAGCTGCCTCGACCCGCCGCGTCCCCAGCCGTCGGGGAGAAGCTGAAAAA GGCGGATACCGTTGCCGGTAGAGAGACAGGAGCTGCCAAA CCCAAGCTGACGCCGCAGGAGAAGTTGAAGCTGCGAATGCAGAAGGCCCTGAACAAGCAGT TCCGGGCGGATAAGAAGGCTGCTCAGGAGAAGATGATACAGCAAGAGCACGAGCGGCAG GAGCGAGAGGACGAGCTGCGAGCCATGGCCCGCAAGATCCGCATGAA GGAGCGGGAACGCCGGGAGAAAGAACGGGAAGAATGGGAACGCCAGTACAGCCGGCACagccgctccccctcccctcccccacgccACG gCCGCGACTACAGCTCCTCTCGCAG AAGGTCTCGGTCCCGATCTCGGTCCCGATCCCGATCTCGGTCCCGGAGTCGGAGTCCTCATTACCGACACtag
- the ZNF296 gene encoding zinc finger protein 296: MPRWAPRGRCGAGPLEGVAAAVWRVPAPGPRSPPPGRVGLVRPHVRPRPAPGPRPPPRPAPPGVPGPSPAAPAAPGAPRRTMSRRKLGSCPRPLRGPEPGLEARADSEPEPDADPAPPEPDLRPEPESAGPCPSAGADLLTCGRCLLTLPLRHIVAFIEHKRGRCRRPPGPRQPRHRTAGPPEPASFTCSSCGGWFGGAWALLQHVQERHGLALYLSTPGPRLDDRDPEPGSGPVRGPRRGGGRRAGPGAGGPAHTCEFCGKAFRSLSNLTVHRRSHTGERPYRCPRCPYACAQSSKLTRHLRTHQRAPAAPPEPPRSGAPPAAPPEPAGAAATPTPAGGPEGGGEEAAVVAVAGRCRGRAAGRSDTCEFCGKVFRSSSNLTVHRRSHTGERPYHCPLCPYACAQSSKLTRHLRTHGPAPGAPPFQCPRCLVPFGLRATLDKHLKRHHGEPGTGA; this comes from the exons ATGCCGCGCTGGGCCCCTAGAGGGCGGTGCGGAGCTGGGCCCCTAGAGGGCGTTGCGGCTGCGGTGTGGCGtgtccccgcccccggcccccggtccCCGCCCCCGGGGCGTGTCGGGCTCGTCCGGCCCCACGTGCGGCCccgtcccgcccccggcccccggcccccgccccgccccgccccgccaggTGTCCCCGGTCCCTCACCTGCGGCCCCCGCGGCGCCCGGAGCCCCCCGCCGCACCATGTCCCGCCGGAAGCTGGGCAGCTGCCCGCGCCCGCTGCGGGGGCCCGAGCCGGGGCTGGAGGCGAGGGCCGACTCGGAGCCGGAGCCCGACGCCGATCCCGCCCCGCCGGAGCCGGACCTCAGGCCGGAGCCGGAGTCCG CGGGTCCGTGTCCGTCCGCGGGCGCCGACCTCCTGACGTGCGGCCGCTGCCTGCTGACCCTCCCGTTGCGCCACATCGTGGCCTTCATCGAGCACAAGCGCGGCCGCTGCCGccgcccccccgggccccgccaGCCCCGCCACCGGACCGCAG GCCCGCCGGAGCCCGCGTCCTTCACCTGCAGCAGCTGCGGGGGCTGGTTCGGAGGCGCCTGGGCCCTGCTGCAGCACGTCCAGGAGCGGCACGGCCTCGCCCTCTACCTGAGCACGCCGGGCCCCCGGCTCGACGACCGGGACCCGGAGCCGGGGTCGGGGCCCGTCCGGGGCCCGAGGCGCGGGGGAggccggcgggccgggccgggggccgggggcccggccCACACCTGCGAGTTCTGCGGCAAGGCCTTCCGCTCGCTCAGCAACCTGACGGTGCACCGGCGGTCGCACACCGGGGAGCGGCCCTACCGCTGCCCCCGCTGCCCTTACGCCTGTGCCCAGAGCAGCAAGCTGACCCGCCACCTGCGCACCCACCAGCGCGCCCCCGCCGCGCCCCCGGAGCCCCCTCGCAGCGGGGCGCCCCCCGCCGCGCCCCCGGAACCCGCCGGGGCCgccgccacccccaccccggccggGGGCCCCGAG GGGGGCGGCGAGGAGGCGGCGGTGGTGGCGGTGGCGGGCCGCTGCCGGGGGCGGGCGGCCGGCCGCAGCGACACGTGCGAGTTCTGCGGCAAGGTCTTCCGCAGCAGCAGCAACCTGACGGTGCACCGGCGGTCGCACACCGGGGAGCGGCCCTACCACTGCCCGCTCTGCCCCTATGCCTGCGCCCAGAGCAGCAAGCTGACCCGCCACCTGCGGACCCACGGCCCCGCCCCGGGCGCCCCGCCCTTCCAGTGTCCGCGCTGCCTCGTGCCCTTCGGCCTGCGGGCCACCCTGGACAAGCACCTCAAGCGGCACCACGGCGAGCCGGGCACCGGAGCCTGA